gctgctcttctctgtatTCAGACTCTACACATTCGGGAAAAGGTAACGCAGCAAACAAAAGTACACTCGAGGTAGAATCTCCTTCCCTGTCCTCGCTCCgttccgtgtctcttctgtgcgATCCGTCTTGGAAGTAAAGCTCTGTCACCCGCGGCGAGTGTGTCACCAATTCCACTTAGACCGTGCCGCAACGAGGGGAAAGACCAAAGACTTCACACAGCCGGCTACAGTTTTCGCTCACTTTAGACTGCAGGGGAACTGAATCCTTGCATAGTTAGCATAGAACTTGCCGCGGCATGGAGCCTTTGGCTCATCGCGCCTTTCATTTCAACAGTTTAATATGCAGTTTCATATCTAGAAAACCCCTGGCGCCTACTTCCTTCACCGGCCTCAGTGTTTTTTCACCTCTCCTCTCGCATTTGACTATCGGCTGTGAGGAGATATTCTACAGAAGAGGCCCCAGATACGGAAAGGAGGCAAAGACAGCATTTTTTTCCCTCGCGAATGTCGTGCTACGCAGGTTTGAGCCCGAATCCTCAGCCTAACTAACAAGAGATGTCAACAGTCTGCCACTTGCGTGGCGACTGTCTGCCCCACTGTAAATCTGTATATTTCCTGAAGTTCTCAAATTAAAACGTTGATGTCTCGAGAAGACTAGCGATGGGGGCAGCGGTGGACGACAAGCCCCCACTTCACAGGGGCGGGCGTCAGACCCGACAGAAATCCGCTGACGCCTTGAAGCAACTACTTCTTTGGAAGGAGGGCGGACGCCACTGcagtctctcttgtctttttcgtcttccttccaGCGCCAAAGCGGTCTTCGTTCTCGGCTGCTTCGTCTACTTGTCAACGTGTTGCAAACCGATCTTGTGTACAGACGCCCCAGAAGCGTCAAGCGTTCGACAGAATTTCTCCACTATCGAAACGACGGAGAATGTCGAGCAACATGCTGTCAGTGAAATAAATTCCAGTCAAAACTCGGAAGGCCCTTCTGCCGGTCTAGCAGAAGCGGaaggacgaaacagaagTCAGGGCACCGAAGGGGAAAGGAGTGTTCCGTCAAACCGAGCAGGGCGAGAAATTTTGCTTGACCGTCACGCAGCATTTCCAAAAGCCATCCGTGTTGGAGAAAGATTCGGGGAATTGGAGTTCAGTCAGCCGGGGAAGAGCCGCGTGGTGCAAGAATCCGCAAGTTCCTCCCGTTCCGTCTCGGTAGTTCAGCACTCTCCTTTCAGGGATACAGGGAACAGTGACGACCATTGCGACGCGTCCATCGACGAGGACAAAATTTTATTTCTAAGGCAACACAAACGTGGTGGTGGCTACGTGAGAGTGCCTGTGTTAATTAGCTCGCGCTTTCTCCCTGCAGCGTTCGGTTTGAGATTATATAAACGGGCAACTCTAGGGCAACACCTGAAAGTATCATCGGAGAAGGCCACCGCACTTTTCAACACAACAACTTCAAACACATCTTCTGACGACTCTTCGCATTCATCTGCTTTACCTCCTTCTAGCAACTTACTGTCAGCGGCTCCCGCTTCCTCCGACGAGACGCCAGCAGCCTcaacagaaggaaacgacaCGTTTAACGCACTGCCAGTCTTCTTTCCGCCTTCGGTGGTAGAAGAGGCAACCCGCCCTCTGGGCATCGCTGTGAGGCCACCGGTGGTCGCTATCCCAGCTGGTGCGACAGATTTTGAAGTGCAGATTCAGCTTCAGCGGAAACCCCGAGGTCAGACAGTGACCGTCCAGATCGACTGTTATGCGCTCTCTCCAGTGAAGCCGGTTCTTTCGtcacaagaaaaagaattAACAGGACAGGATGCATTTTCATCAGACGGTCCATCTGACGGTCGTTATCCCGATGGGTCTTCCGGGACCGGTGTAGGAAACAGCAAGAATGAGGCACAGGAGGCTGTGATGACGGCAAATATTGGAACGGGCGACAGTAAGCCCGCAAGTGCCTCTCAGAAAGGATTGATTCTGTCTGCGCGAGAAGAGATTAAGCGTCAGGCATGGAAACAAAGACACTGGAGAACGATTCACGTGAAGGAAGCGACAAACGCGAGATGCCGTGTCTCTGCACGGTCGTCAGACCCAGACGAGGAAGTAGTTGTGAAACGTGGCACATTTATTGAGCTGCTTAGCCTCACCAAAGCATTGCCTGTTCATTCAGAAACCGTGAagggagacaaaagaaactCCCGGCCGGCGGGCGCTGCGACCGATGACAACAATTTCCCCCCTCCTCCGACACAGCCCTCCCTGTCCGGGGGAGAACGACCCTGGTGGTCGCTGTCAAGGGAATATCCAGTCAATGTTTATGTCCCTCCACAAAATCGGAAACAGTAGGCATCATTAAGAGGAAAGGCCAAGGGAACGTACGCCTGATAAACACTGCTTCAGGAAAACGCACTTCTCACCACTCATGTCCAAGCCTGGTTGACAGGTCCACCTTCCTGTGTTCTAAGCCATGCAACAAAAAGCAAGCATGCATCGTCTCCACACATATTCAGCACTTGATAAGCGAGGACTTAACGTGAAAGCAAGACCATGCGAAGTTGCTGCACAGGCCTTCTCCGCGGATTTGCTCGACATGCATCGATCTCACGATAAGAGATCCGCTGTCAGAGTCGACGCCTTACAAGATATGAAATGCGGTCTCAAATCATCTTCTGCATTGTGATATGTCTGTGGAAGTCAACTGCGGAATCGATCAAGGGGAACCACAGATGGACGGGTCCTATGAAACAACATGTACCTCTATACGCCATGTATGGACGGAAACGGCAACAACACAAGCACGTGCGTCCGGTCGCACCTGTCAACtgcaaggaaagaagagcatGCTCTGTAACTCTCCTCGCTCGACGATAGATGACGCAGGCGGCGGCGCTACTATTCCTCGCATCTTAAACAGAGGCGCGGTTCCCTGTGAGAAGATCGGTATACACTTTGTCGAGTTTTACTCGAACCTCCCAGGCGTGAAATTCGTTCATCGAGCTCCCGAGCAGCTCCCAGGCCAGCAGGAAGCGTAACGCCTGGCACACCGACGGGaagtttctcctttctttcttttcctgcagGAGATGTCAACCCGGGACTCTGCGTGCCCTAGCAGGCACGTCGTGTCTGCCTTGCATGCCCGGCTTCAGATGCTATGATGAAAAACATTACGAATCATGTGCATTCCCCACATGGTCTCCTGAAGGGTCGGCGACGTGCTTAACCCCCGGTCCACACACTAACTCGATGGGTGTTGGCTCTGCCCCTATTCCGTGCGGCGAAGGTACGCTGAACCGGAGAAGGGTCTGGGTTTTAGACAGAAACAGTGACGCAACCGACAATGCCTGCAGGGCATGTGCACAACAATATGTCGAGAGCTTGGCCAGCAGATAGCGGACCACTCATATTCTTTTAGAGCGGTGCCGACTTGAAAGGCTTTACCACGTGGCTCTGCCCCCTCATTTCCGTTTTACATCCGTCTCTTGAGTCATTTCCCGACCTTCGGGTGTCTGCTTGCgctgcgtttcgtctcgttctgccttgctttcctcgcctcttgCCTCCTacagcttcttctttctcactGCAGTGTCCTCCATCGGTGCCGTCCATCATGCGCGTTGCGCCTCACCCCCCACTTCCCGACGCAACCGgttcctttgtttctcgccttctctgctttcagGGACTGTGTCTACCGAGGCATCGGCCAAGTGCATGCTCTGCCCAGTCAATCATAAGTGTGTGGTTGATCGCATCGGAATTGAGACACCATGCCCCAAAAAAACATTTTCTGATCCAGGAGAGGCCGAGTGTCGCTACTGTCCAAAAAACCACGACTGCACAAAAGGCGTTATCCAGCCATGCCCGTTTGGGCAAGTCTCTGACAAGAAGGGTACAGGCTGTGTCGACGTAACTGACGGGTCCTACCTCGATCCCGACtcgaaaagagcgagaactctgccTCAGACATTTGCCAATGAtggaacaggaagaagcttCACGTGGCTCTACGTGACCAAGGCATTCACAGGCTGGGTTCCTGGCACCGGGAGTTCCAGCAAGAAGGTGCCGTGCCCCCCCATGGCTCTGTGCACTGCAGGCTGGTATAAACTCGGAGTCCTGTAGGTCGCTAGAAGCACAGTTAGCGTCTAACATACAACAGCCAGTATCGACGTAGACGCACGGATAGACGTAATTAATCCTCGTACGGTTCATACCTATTTGACCCCTCAGTTTTTATGTTAAGACGTCCTGGAGTCTAGAAACCGAGGCAGAAAAGCGAGGCCCTTGGGAGTTTGGgtgtgtatatacagatacCGATCCTCAGGTACACACGACAACCTACATAAGCGTGTACTATCATGCACTTTCATGATGCAAATGTTGCCAATTTCAGCACTCGTGATTGAATTTGTTTCCGGGAAATTTCAGCGACACTCCTCTCCTCTAACTCCGGACAGTTGCAGACCTGCCTTTCGCCGTCTTGTCATTCTTGAGACCAGATGATAATCaaaggacagagaaaaaacatgaATCCAGGACAGTCGGAACCTGGTGCCTCCCACGCACACTCGGCAGCACAACAGCATAGACACTAGATACAAGTTAGCTCATTCATCGGTTAAACGACTGTGGCCCGTATGTTCGGCGGTTCTTGACCTCGAATGTCTAATTTATTTCCCGTTTATATCTTGACCTTGTCTTCCGCCGATGCCTCTTGTCTGTCTTGTGTCTGTAGAAAAAACCAATGGAGCAGCTCGAAGGATGTCCTCAATTATGGGGCAGCAGTACCGGCGGGGTGGTCGAGTATCTTTGATCAACCGTCTGCTGATAGAACGAAACAGATGTTTGGTTACTATGGTTGGGCAAGGAATTCGATCAGCTTCGGAGATGATGACTTTGCTTCCCCTGACAATCCCTGCCCTACTGGCTACTATTCAGATAACACCGTACGTGAGATCAAAAGCGGCGGTTTTTGCGTGCAACATTCTAGATCCCCAGGTTTGGGTTGAAATTACTTTTAACACCGCACCTACGTGACTCCTCAGTTCAAGTGACGGAGTTCTACACGTTGGACTACTGGATGAGTTCTTGAATGTCTTTGTTTATCCGGTCTAAGTTCGTGTGCAAAACATGTTTCGgtagagaaaacggaaaccGGCGTTTGCGTGACAACGCTCTCGATCGAATTCTCCCGACATACACCAGGGTTTCACCGTTATTCTGGCGACTATCGGGGGGCAAGCGTTCGTTGGCTCTCATGATATACAGATGATCAAGTGTGTGCTTTGAAACCTGTACAGGAGAACAAGGGAAACCAGGCAGAGGGAAACATGCATCACAGGGAAAAACTAGCTTTTATAAGTGGTATTTctgtatgcatgcgtgtacGTCGATACGCGGAGTTTGATCAAGAATGCACCAACTGTTTATCGGCATCCATGTTCAGTTGTATTTGCCTGCATCAACGCACAACGCTTTAATGTGCAGGGCCAGGAATTCCAAATGTAAATGCGTGTGGCGTCATTTACAAAGTGAATGCCAAATTCAGTACACGAGAGGCACTGCACAGTGGGCAGCTCCAACACATTTTGCCGAAGTTCTTCAGCCTTTCGTTGCATGTATGATTCCCTGGAGAAAATTGCTGTGATGACCAGCCACACACTAGATGTGGCGACTACTGTAGAAGGAATTCAAAGCCTGCACCGCATGTGTTGCTTTGATTTTGCCATCCAGATGAATTTCAAGAAAGAATGCGTTCGCGCAGACAGCGGGTACTGCCCCAGGGGATCCCTTAGCGACTGCACAAAACACGAATTCCCCGCCTTGCTCTCCAACACCAGGGGGTCCGCACATGACGACATTTATGCAGTCCGTACAGGCTATCACGCCCTGCGGTCTGTCaagggcaaagaagaagtTGTCAAGTGCAGTGAAGGACATATCATCTACGGAAGGACATGCTACACAGTAAGGGCAGACATGCACAACCGCTCTAGCCAGAAAGCAGTTCATTTGTGTTCAGTGAACATGCTTTGTACTTGGGTGCACCGATGTCCGAGCATCCCTAAGTAGTTGCGTCTGTATGCAAACTGATCTGGTCGTTCATGCTTTCTCAAACATTTGCTA
This portion of the Toxoplasma gondii ME49 chromosome III, whole genome shotgun sequence genome encodes:
- a CDS encoding hypothetical protein (encoded by transcript TGME49_253920) codes for the protein MGAAVDDKPPLHRGGRQTRQKSADALKQLLLWKEGGRHCSLSCLFRLPSSAKAVFVLGCFVYLSTCCKPILCTDAPEASSVRQNFSTIETTENVEQHAVSEINSSQNSEGPSAGLAEAEGRNRSQGTEGERSVPSNRAGREILLDRHAAFPKAIRVGERFGELEFSQPGKSRVVQESASSSRSVSVVQHSPFRDTGNSDDHCDASIDEDKILFLRQHKRGGGYVRVPVLISSRFLPAAFGLRLYKRATLGQHLKVSSEKATALFNTTTSNTSSDDSSHSSALPPSSNLLSAAPASSDETPAASTEGNDTFNALPVFFPPSVVEEATRPLGIAVRPPVVAIPAGATDFEVQIQLQRKPRGQTVTVQIDCYALSPVKPVLSSQEKELTGQDAFSSDGPSDGRYPDGSSGTGVGNSKNEAQEAVMTANIGTGDSKPASASQKGLILSAREEIKRQAWKQRHWRTIHVKEATNARCRVSARSSDPDEEVVVKRGTFIELLSLTKALPVHSETVKGDKRNSRPAGAATDDNNFPPPPTQPSLSGGERPWWSLSREYPVNVYVPPQNRKQRCQPGTLRALAGTSCLPCMPGFRCYDEKHYESCAFPTWSPEGSATCLTPGPHTNSMGVGSAPIPCGEGTVSTEASAKCMLCPVNHKCVVDRIGIETPCPKKTFSDPGEAECRYCPKNHDCTKGVIQPCPFGQVSDKKGTGCVDVTDGSYLDPDSKRARTLPQTFANDGTGRSFTWLYVTKAFTGWVPGTGSSSKKVPCPPMALCTAGWYKLGVLKNQWSSSKDVLNYGAAVPAGWSSIFDQPSADRTKQMFGYYGWARNSISFGDDDFASPDNPCPTGYYSDNTVREIKSGGFCVQHSRSPGLG